In Flavobacteriales bacterium, one genomic interval encodes:
- the nuoF gene encoding NADH-quinone oxidoreductase subunit NuoF, with amino-acid sequence MGRKLLLEHDGKPGIQGLEGYRANGGYRSVEKALRTMAPEAVMEEVKTSGLRGRGGAGFPTGLKWSFMAKPEGVPRYLVVNADESEPGTFKDRYLMEKIPHLLIEGMITSSFALGANTSYIYIRGEYFYVLRILEKAIAEARAAGWLGKNILGSGFDHEIYVQIGAGAYICGEETALLESLEGKRGNPRIKPPFPAVKGLYGCPTVVNNVETIAAVVPIINDGGAEYAKIGIGKSTGTKLISAGGNINRPGVYEIDLGVPVEEFVMSDEYCGGVAGRALKACVPGGSSVPILPAELLFKTLKLEQRLMTYESLSDGGFQSGSMLGSGGFYVYNDAQCIVRSTWAHARFYAHESCGQCSPCREGTGWMDKILHRLEHGLGRIDDIDLLWDIQRRIEGNTICPLGDAAAWPVAAAIRHFREEFEFHATHPTKVKDPKHFEKEPFVRKQKFATV; translated from the coding sequence ACACGACGGAAAGCCAGGGATCCAAGGACTAGAGGGTTACCGCGCGAATGGCGGTTACCGCAGTGTGGAAAAAGCATTGCGCACCATGGCGCCTGAAGCCGTGATGGAAGAGGTGAAGACAAGCGGCCTGCGTGGTCGTGGTGGTGCAGGTTTCCCTACTGGTTTGAAATGGAGCTTCATGGCGAAGCCGGAAGGCGTGCCGCGCTATTTGGTGGTGAACGCGGATGAAAGCGAACCGGGCACCTTTAAGGACAGGTACCTGATGGAGAAGATCCCACACTTGTTGATCGAAGGGATGATCACCAGCAGTTTTGCGCTGGGTGCGAACACGAGTTACATCTATATCCGTGGTGAATATTTCTACGTCTTACGAATCCTTGAAAAAGCCATTGCCGAAGCACGTGCTGCCGGTTGGCTGGGCAAGAATATTCTGGGGAGTGGATTCGATCACGAGATCTACGTACAGATCGGTGCAGGTGCATACATCTGCGGGGAAGAGACCGCCTTGTTGGAAAGTTTGGAAGGCAAGCGGGGCAATCCTCGCATCAAACCACCGTTCCCGGCAGTGAAGGGTTTGTATGGTTGCCCTACGGTGGTGAACAATGTAGAAACGATTGCTGCGGTGGTGCCGATCATCAATGATGGTGGTGCCGAGTACGCCAAGATCGGCATCGGTAAAAGCACGGGTACCAAATTGATCAGCGCTGGCGGCAACATCAACAGACCCGGGGTGTACGAAATTGATCTCGGCGTTCCGGTAGAGGAGTTCGTTATGAGCGATGAGTACTGCGGTGGCGTTGCTGGAAGAGCATTGAAGGCCTGCGTCCCCGGTGGTTCATCCGTACCCATTCTGCCTGCTGAATTGCTGTTCAAGACCTTGAAGTTGGAACAGCGCCTTATGACCTACGAAAGCCTCAGCGACGGCGGTTTCCAAAGTGGCTCCATGTTGGGTAGTGGCGGTTTCTACGTGTACAATGATGCACAATGCATCGTGCGCAGCACATGGGCACACGCTAGGTTCTATGCACATGAAAGTTGCGGCCAATGCAGCCCGTGCCGCGAAGGCACCGGTTGGATGGACAAGATCCTGCATCGCTTGGAACATGGACTAGGCCGAATTGATGACATTGATCTACTGTGGGATATCCAGCGGCGCATCGAAGGGAATACCATTTGTCCTTTAGGGGATGCGGCTGCTTGGCCCGTGGCAGCGGCCATCCGTCACTTCCGTG